ggttgcacagccgggactaaaggccttttttctaccagtgatgCTCCAAGTCCCCTTAAATTTCTATTCATGATAAATCAATAGAGAGAACAAAAAGGCAAAACAGTCGCCTTAAAATACGTAACATCCAACCACTACAATGCAGAAACATTAACCTCAGCTTGATGCAAAATGCACACATCACACGGTGAGACAGTCTTCAACGCTGGCTTATGCATTGTGGATTGGGCTTCCCCGTGAGGCATGCCACACCGGCCATCAGTGGGAGATGGCCACTAAGGAATGTGGCTATAGGCATCACACGGACTTGGCAGCAGGCACCGACCTGTCCCCAACGTTGTCAAGGAGGTGCATTGCAGGTGTCCGCTAGATTAGCTCAGCGACATGTGTGCGTACCACATACACATCCACTAGGTACTTGACGAGAAGCAAGTCTTGTGCATTCCCCAATCTTCACGAAAGACATGTAGTACATGAGGATAAATATGCAAGTCTAATGAACCGTACTCGTGTTAATAACGCTCTTGTGACTGTAGATCCACTCCAGGGATTCTCACATGCACAAGGGAAATCCAGAACAAAGTTAGAAGGTTCGGTCATTACAAACTGGGGGTGTTGAATACATCATCATGGGAGGTGGACTTGGTCATCTTCACAAGGAGGTCTTGGATATGTTCGTCTACACCAATCACGGTAGAGCTAAGCTATTAGATTTCTTTATCTATTCTTGCCCACCATATAAATGAGGAGGGACAAGTGTAGTTCCACCACCCAGACGTAAGTTGGGGGCACTAGAGAAAGTGACGCATGAGCCATCGATCCGTTTTAAAGCGTTCAAGCATTTCGGTTCATCCAGGAATGTCGGAGCCTCCGCGGCACCTCCCGCTTTAGCTTTAGGGTGTCTAGAAACTCTTTTTGATGAAAAAGGGTTTCCCCTGCTTTTTATTACAAAGCAACCAACGATAGGTGCTGGGGCGGAAGTAGCACAGTTACGCCCAAAAGAAACGAAAGAGAAAATACAAAAGGAACAAATGCTGACAACGGCAGATCGACAAAAACAAAGAAGCCTCACGACCACTGCGCCCACCGGAGATCTCCTAGCAAGCTCTTAGACTCCAAATCGCCGGTACCAATCAACACCTCCAAGAAGGGACGTGATGATGATGACGCTgctgccaagggtttcccccggtatgCAACGAGGAGAGAGGAAGGGTAGCCCCCGACGCCCTCCAGGAAGGTCCGGCGGCACCCTCAGGCACCACCGCGTCGGTGTCGGCCAGGCCGACAAGGATTTCTCCCGATCCCAACCTTCACCTCGGGCGCTCCGGAGCTCGCCACCAAATCGACCACCACCCTGCGCCAACATGGTCTTGAAGCTTCCCATGCTATCTCGCCACAACATCGCGAAGTAGGGCCTGCACAACAAAGAGGAGCCGGGACACAGAGCAGCAACACCGACAGCACGTGGGAGGGCCCAACCTCCACCGTCACCAACGGGATCCGACCGGATGCAACAGCAGGAGCATACCAGGCCCGTGGGCCCACAGGCCCGACCAGGCCCTGAATAGCCCGTAAAGCTCCCGCCATCGCGCTGCAGAAGGCATGTCGTCGGCGTCGCCGCTCCCTGTTCGTGCCGCTCCACCACTTCACCGCGCAGGAGGCATCGAGGCCACACCGGCGCCGACCCGCTAGGACCTAGATGGGGCCCTAAGGGCACAGATCTGGGCCGGGGTCACGCGGAGAGGACATTCGGACCTTCGGGCTTGCTCCATCCTTCGCGTCTCGTCCTTCTTTCCCTTCCATGCTTCTCTCTTGAATGGTGCAAGCACACTTTTGTGCATGACCTTCTCTTTGCTTCTTTTGATGCTCATTTCAAACTAAAGATGTAAATGATAGGAAGTTTAGGCAGTGTACCATCCCATTATGTTAGATAGACATGCACAAAGGCAAGATTCACCTTTGTATAACTATACATGCATGTCACTTGGGGTTGATGCATCTGTTATGGTCATGTCCATAGGCTGATCCACATCAACACTGTTGTACAACCCATTTCCTGTGGACACGGTTTAATCGCGTCGTGAATACCACTTCAGGACCATGTGCTTCAGTAGTTATCACTAATACTTACACATGGACATGTAATTATGCACATCTATTCTTATCTCTGATCAAATCTTTAAATTCATTAAGTTCCTCTTGTTTTAAACTCCCTTAATTAATTAAGGTATCCGATTCAGGATTTGGTTCATGATTTTGACTGGGTTGACGACTTCTGAAATCAACTAGCGGCAACCACCCTATAAAAACACATTGGCAAAAAAGAAACATTGCGACATTATAGCAACAATATAGTGCATACAACTACTAGCATAAGAAACTTTCCTACATACGTATTGGTTGACTAGTAGATAACACATAATCGCATCATCAGGAAAGGCCACTAAAACTCCGTGTTATAAAAAGAAAACACACTCCATTATCTCCCACACACGCCAGACCAACTAATATTTTATTACAGAGTTATTTAGCCGAAACCACTACACTTGGAGATAGGGTAACAACTTAGTACCAAATTTAAGCCACAGCATAAAAAACCACCAATTTCGCGCATAACCTATAACAGAGAGTACTAATTGTCTGATAAGCCCGCGAAAACAGTGAAACTGACAAGTTGGCCCTACCTGTCGGGCTGACGTGGCGAAGACCAAACATGCTGACTGAGTGATGTGGCAAATAAGACGCGGGCCCCATCTATCAATGACTAGAAGGCCTTCTTCTTCATATCACTTTTTCAATGAGGCAATCCATCGAACAGGTTTTGGGCACTAATCTTTTTCCTCTCGGTGATGAGCGTGAGCAGCACCAGTTCATCCGCCTCTACATGGAGCGCTGGCGAGGTAGGCGTGGAGCAGCGGATGCCCGTAGCTCCTCTCTTTGCCGCGCGCCGAGCTCGCCCGCTAGCGTTGGccggtgcacgcacgcacgcgcCGAGGTGTGCAGTGAGTCAGTGTCTCAGTGACCAAGGGAGCGGCTGTAGTGCAGGTGCACGCACGCATGCGTTGACTGAAGCTGCTAGCGTAGAGCACGCACGCGCGCCAACAGGGCAGCGGCGGCCGGAGCACCACGCCGAGGTTCGCAGTGACCAGGGGACGCCGCGCGTTGACTAGCGAACCAGCGAGGGTggtgaggggcgcggcggcggctctCGCGGACCTTGCCCACTCGTTTTTGACGAGCACGACGCAGCGCCGTGTGCATGATGGAGGCAGTTTGGCCGTCGGGGCAGCGCCGCTCCCGCGAGACGCGCCTCGGCCCAAGCGTGGATGCACGGTCTCGGATGACGCCGGCTTCCCCTCGCATGCCCGTGTCTGAGGAGAGGACGTTCGCGGCGGGGTAGGCGTTGCTGACGCCGATGGAGCTCAGCTCCTTGGCCGTGTCCTCCGTGCGGTAGGTGGACTGCAAGGACAACGATGCTCTTCGGCCGCCCAGAAGGTGCTCGATGGAATGCCACATAaaaagtgaggaagaagaagacctTCTAGTCATTGACAGATGGGGCCCGTGTCTTATTTGCCACATCAGTCAGTCAACATTTTTGGTCTTCGCCATGTCAGCCTGACAAGTGAGGCCAACTTGTCAGTTTCACTGTTTTCACGGGCTTATCAGATAACCAGTGCTCTCTGTTATAGGTTAGGCGCGAAATTGATTGTTTTTTGTGCCCTGGCTTAAATTTGGTACTAAGTTGTTACCCTAGCCTCAAGTGTGATGGTTTtggatttttttttggaaaaggggtgattccccggcctctgcatcaggtggatgcatacggccacttagATAAATAAAATAGGTTCCACAATGTTGAAAAGTCGTAAAAGAAAACTACGTCGAGCTCACATAGACCTCGTCACGAAAATACAAAAAAAGGCCataaagccacaaccggctggcagaAAAATAGGTATGGAAACTAATTGCcaatcctattacatgaccgccatccaaaccggttgaatatatcccgcgctaccatctcccaccggaCAGATCCAAAACACCAACAACGCAACGAAACGCGCCCAACCCTTTTAGTAATAAGAATTGTAGATGCTCACACACACATATACCCTCACTTATACGAACCCGCTCGCACACACCATATCCTGTGAGCACCTCCGAGATACTGGAGCGTCACAAAGTAttgagattgacgaagtcacCGCAGGTGTCTCTTAGTCAAGAGAAACGTCATCTTTCACTGAACGAACATTGTGAGGAAGGctaaaataaattttaaaaaatacaACCATCAATGCCAAGTCTAGAACTTGAAACCTAATGGACTAACTTCACCACAAGGAACCTAAGTTCTATCTGAGTTACCCTCACTTCACTCACCACACTTGCCTATCTAATGTCTATTTTGCACGTGCGTTCCACAAAATATCGACGTAACCCACCTTGCAATAAATTTCGCAGCTAAAGGGCAATAGTGTGACGTGGCGGCCCGGGGAGGAAGAGAGAGAGTGTGACGTGGCGGCCCGGGGAGGAAGAGAGAGAGCGCGCGCTCTGAGGATATTTACACAACCGCTTCTGTGATGGAGAGCCCAGGCCGAGCAGAGCAGATAGATAGCAAGCTTCGAAAGCTAGCTCCCTCGCGGCAGGCTCCACCATCAGCCACGGCCGCGGCCGCGCAGCACAGCCCCCTCCTCCTAGAAGCATCCTGAGGCACGTGCGGGCAGTGCACGGCATGCAGGAGTTCCAGTCCATCCCCGGCCTGGCCGGGCGGCTGTTCGGCGGCGCTGCGGAATCGGCGGGCCTCCTCCgccgcggcggggcggcggcggcgcaggaggaggtgCGGTGCCCGCGGTGCGACTCGGCCAACACCAAGTTCTGCTACTACAACAACTACAACCTCTCGCAGCCGCGCCACTTCTGCAAGGGCTGCCGCCGGTACTGGACCAAGGGCGGCCTCCTCCGCAACGTCCCCGTCGGGGGCGGGTGCCGCAAGCCCAAGCgaaaagccgccgccgcctcctccgacGTCGAGAAGGACGCCTCCAGCGCCAATAGTGAGGCCAAGAACGCACGCTCTGGCTGCAGTGCTGGCAGCTCCAGCCTCACCTCCGCTGCCTCGTCCGCGTCGACGAACACCGTCATCGACGCTGGTGCATGTGCCTCGGCCCACTCGAGCGGCGGAAGCATGCCGTTCACGGGCCTTGGCCCAAGCACCTTCATGGCAGACGCGCCGCCTCTGCAGCCGCCGGCGCCGATGTTCGCCGACCAGGCGGCCGCGTTCGCGTCGCTCTTCGGGACGCCGCTTCCGGCCTTCTCCTTCTCGGCGCAGCGCAAGGCCGAGGACGACGTGGCCCCTGCGGTCACACTCACAGAGCAGCCGTCGTCGGCGTCTTCCACCGCAGACCTGGCGCCGTTCTCCGCACGGTCAACTGGCGCGGTGACGGCATCAGCGTCAGACTGGCCGCCGGCGACGGTGATCGAAGCTGGGATATTCGACATCGCCGGCGCCGTCGGGAGCGACACGACGTCGTACTGGAACACGGCGAGCTGGACGGACCCGGACGGGACGGTATACCTGCCCTAGCGCGACGTGCGGTGACGATCGTGCGCGCGGTCGCCCGCTCAGCCCCCTCGTGGCTTGCTCGAGCTTCGGTCGAAGCCTGGTCTAATCGTAACCACCGCTGTCTTAATCTATACCACTACACCTTCTAATCCTCTCAGTGTGCCGGCAGCTTGGCTGCTTCTGTGTTTCTTTCCATGGGGCAGTTTCGCTAGCAAATTATGGCTGAACTTCATTTTAAAATTTTATTGATTACTACGGGTTTGTTGTAACCAGTGAGCTTTAGTAGCTGGTAGCTACAATTAATCAGTGTAAATATCATGATCAGTACTCCTGATTATAATTTCGACGGTGTGGACTGCACTGGTGTACTGATCGGCTAGCTCTCTATATATCTTTGTCATGACACCTGAGGCGGACGCAACTAACTGGCTTACGTCGATTGCTTCTCGGAGTAGGAGGTTGTTGGTTCAGCATGGCCTATGACAACTCGGAGTGGGAGGTTGTTGGTTCAGCTTGGCCTATGACAAGACAGTGTGACACGCTCTTCTACTTACTCCGGATGTGGTTGTTGCTTTAGCACGACACAGTTCTGTTCCGCGGTGCTGTgcattctttctttctttctttttagcCGGAGCCTTTAATTAAGAAGAAGAGAGTCGTCCGATAATTATCAAACCAAAAAAAAGACAAAAGTCATCACAATCTGCTGATCAGATACACACACAATACAACGCACACCACAGTGAAGAAAACCTCGTCGAGGTTTTACATTAACGTCATTGATTCATCATCATCACTTCTCTCAGATCAAGTGACTTCGACTTTACCGCAAACGATCGCCGACCAAGTTCACAGCGCACATGAGTGAGAAGGCACATGAAGAACCAAACCACAAGCAATTGACCACCTGTGCCAGTGATAGCGTAGCTCCAATTCCGGCGATGAGCCACAGAGGAGAACTGCCCCCTCCCCCACTACCTTCGGGGCAGGGGCCCGCTGCCACTACGGTACTCGTCGGTGCGACAACGAAGACGAGGAAAAGCAAGAAAGGGGAGGAGCTTGGAGGCGGCAAATCTGGGGCACCCTGCTGCTCCTCGTGAACTGTTCAAAAAGGTGTTGTGCATTCTCAttgggcaaattt
This sequence is a window from Aegilops tauschii subsp. strangulata cultivar AL8/78 chromosome 7, Aet v6.0, whole genome shotgun sequence. Protein-coding genes within it:
- the LOC109744327 gene encoding dof zinc finger protein 4, with the translated sequence MQEFQSIPGLAGRLFGGAAESAGLLRRGGAAAAQEEVRCPRCDSANTKFCYYNNYNLSQPRHFCKGCRRYWTKGGLLRNVPVGGGCRKPKRKAAAASSDVEKDASSANSEAKNARSGCSAGSSSLTSAASSASTNTVIDAGACASAHSSGGSMPFTGLGPSTFMADAPPLQPPAPMFADQAAAFASLFGTPLPAFSFSAQRKAEDDVAPAVTLTEQPSSASSTADLAPFSARSTGAVTASASDWPPATVIEAGIFDIAGAVGSDTTSYWNTASWTDPDGTVYLP